Proteins from a single region of Carassius carassius chromosome 25, fCarCar2.1, whole genome shotgun sequence:
- the LOC132104345 gene encoding lysosomal-associated transmembrane protein 4B-like yields the protein MISPLDRWYTTSCCLCCHVRTGTIILGIWYMLINAVVLLILLSALNDPVQYHYHLTSSELGTDLDVMDDANMCIAAAISLLMILICGMATYGAYKQHAAWIIPFFCYQIFDFALNTLVAISVVVYPNTIQDYLQQLPGTFPYKEDLMSTNNMCLVLAVLLFVGCILAFKAYLIACVWNCYRYVSGRSTTEVLVYVTTNDTTVLLPPYEEAVAIPPKDPPPQYVSA from the exons ATGATTTCTCCGTTGGACAGATGGTACACGACCAGCTGCTGCCTGTGCTGTCATGTACGGACGGGCACCATTATCCTGGGCATCTGGTATATG CTGATCAATGCAGTGGTTTTATTGATCCTGTTGTCGGCTCTCAATGACCCAGTCCAGTACCACTACCACCTCACCAGCTCCGAACTCGGCACGGATCTGGATGTCATGGACGATGCAA ACATGTGTATCGCTGCTGCAATCTCATTGCTGATGATTTTGATTTGTGGAATGGCGACCTATGGTGCATATAAG caACATGCTGCATGGATCATTCCTTTCTTCTGCTACCAAATCTTTGACTTTGCTCTTAACACACTGGTAGCGATAAGTGTTGTAGTCTACCCCAACACTATACAGGACTATCTTCAGCAGCTG CCTGGGACCTTTCCATACAAAGAGGACTTGATGTCCACAAACAACATGTGCCTAGTATTAGCAGTGCTTCTCTTTGTTGGATGCATCTTAGCCTTTAAG gcATACCTTATTGCCTGTGTGTGGAACTGCTACAGATACGTCAGTGGAAGAAGCACTACAGAGGTCCTGGTTTATGTCACCACAAATGACACTACA GTACTACTTCCACCCTACGAGGAGGCCGTCGCCATTCCGCCGAAGGATCCCCCTCCCCAGTACGTTTCAGCTTGA
- the LOC132104736 gene encoding large ribosomal subunit protein eL30-like, translating to MVAAKKAKKSLESINSRLQLVMKSGKYVLGYKQSQKMIRQGKAKLVILANNCPALRKSEIEYYAMLAKTGVHHYSGNNIELGTACGRYYRVCTLAIIDPGDSDIIRSMPDQQQQQGEK from the exons ATGGTGGCCGCGAAGAAGGCG AAAAAGTCCCTAGAGTCTATCAACTCCAGACTGCAGCTGGTGATGAAGAGCGGTAAATATGTTCTCGGATACAAGCAGTCTCAGAAAATGATTCGCCAAGGAAAAGCCAAGTTGGTAATCCTGGCCAACAACTGTCCTGCTCTGAG GAAATCTGAGATTGAGTACTATGCTATGTTGGCCAAAACCGGAGTCCATCATTACAGTGGAAACAACATTGAGCTCGGCACAGCCTGTGGCAGATACTACAGAGTGTGCACACTGGCCATCATTgacccgg GCGATTCTGACATCATCAGAAGCATGCCggaccagcagcagcagcagggcgAGAAGTAG